A stretch of the Gossypium hirsutum isolate 1008001.06 chromosome D07, Gossypium_hirsutum_v2.1, whole genome shotgun sequence genome encodes the following:
- the LOC107953870 gene encoding transcription factor MYB36, whose amino-acid sequence MGRAPCCDKANVKRGPWSPEEDATLKNYVQSHGTGGNWIALPLKAGLKRCGKSCRLRWLNYLRPDIKHGGFTEEEDNIICSLYSQMGSRWSLIASQLPGRTDNDVKNYWNTKLKKKLLAGKSSFNVENNGGLLNANNNNIPTQPLPYNLDYSTTSLPILSDVSYGFSVSNCSTSQNMGLDPVMQFSTPDTITNLSQSGPNLDNSHNNIVVVSSSQEGSALSDSTGNGYDEDTGSIILMDDQQFSYEFPYEFVNGVLAGPSFEFSHGDIKTSQGLNQSVATNPY is encoded by the exons ATGGGGAGAGCTCCATGCTGTGACAAAGCTAACGTGAAGAGAGGCCCTTGGTCTCCTGAAGAAGACGCCACCCTCAAAAACTATGTTCAGAGCCATGGCACAGGTGGTAACTGGATCGCCTTGCCCCTTAAAGCTG GCCTTAAGAGATGTGGCAAGAGTTGCCGATTACGATGGCTTAATTATCTCAGACCAGACATCAAACATGGAGGTTTTACCGAAGAGGAAGACAACATTATATGCTCTCTTTATAGTCAAATGGGAAGCAG GTGGTCTTTGATAGCTTCTCAACTCCCTGGAAGAACCGACaatgatgtgaaaaactattGGAACACTAAGttaaagaagaagctacttgcaGGGAAATCAAGCTTTAATGTGGAAAACAATGGCGGATTATTAAATGCTAACAACAACAATATCCCAACTCAACCACTGCCTTACAATCTTGATTACTCAACTACTTCACTTCCGATTTTATCTGATGTTAGCTATGGATTCTCTGTCAGTAATTGTAGTACTTCACAAAACATGGGTTTAGACCCAGTCATGCAGTTTTCAACTCCAGACACGATCACCAATCTGTCACAATCAGGTCCGAATTTGGACAACAGTCACAACAACATAGTTGTTGTCTCCTCCTCTCAAGAAGGATCCGCCTTGTCGGATTCTACTGGTAATGGATATGATGAAGATACGGGGAGTATTATTTTGATGGATGATCAACAGTTCAGCTATGAGTTCCCTTATGAATTCGTCAATGGCGTCCTTGCAGGTCCAAGCTTTGAGTTCTCCCATGGTGATATAAAGACTAGCCAAGGGCTGAATCAAAGTGTTGCTACTAACCCTTATTGA